The Cupriavidus necator N-1 DNA window ATGCCGGTAAGCTGGAAGTGCGGCTGGATGCCTGCGTTGCTCAGGCGGCGCAGGTGCTCTTCCACCCAGCCCGGGCCGGCCGGCACCGTCATTTCGCGGTAGGCAGCCTGGTAGGCGGGATGCTCCAGCGAGGTACCCTTCAGGTATTCGGGGTATAGCAGCTCCATGATGTTCATCTGCGTGGTGTTGATCGCCACGGTCACCTGGTCCGGCTTCGGATCCAGTTCAGCCAGCATGTGGCGGGTATCGTCCGACAGCCACTTGGCCGCCTGGCCGTCGTCTTCCGGCGCGAAGGAGATGGAGCCGCCCACCTGGATGATCATGTCCGGCACCGCGGCGCGCACGCCGGCGATCAGTTCGTTGAACTTGGACAGGCGCTTGGAGCCCTTGCCGTCCAGTTCGCGCACGTGCAGGTGCAGCACGGTGGCGCCGGCGTTGTAGCAATCCACGGCCTTCTGGATTTGATCTTCCATCGTCACCGGAATATCTTCCGGGAAATCCGCGGGCATCCACTCGGGGCCGTACGGCGCCACGGTGATGACCACCTTGTCCTGGTTTTCGGGGTGCAGGGAATCGTCGAGGAATTGCACAGTTGCTCCTGGTATGTTGTGGGCGGACCGCCTGGATTGCCGCCTGCCTGGCGGCACCTGACGGTCGCGTTTGCGGTATCAAGTTCAGTGGCTGAAGTATCGTGTATCGACACGCGGCGATTTGACGATCCGGGACGAACGATTTACATTTCGGGACAGTCAGGGAAAACACGATGTCCTACTACCTTCGCAGCGCCAGCCTCACCAACTATGTGGAAGTCGCCCGCGCGGTAGGGCTCGACCCGCACCAGCAACTGCGCGCGGCCAGCATCGGCCGCGACGTCCTGCTGGACCCCGATATCCGCATCCCGGCGGGGCTGGTGGGCCGCTTGCTGGATGCGTCGGCGCGCGCTTCGCAGGCGGACGACTTCGGCCTGCGCATGGCGGAGTTGCGCCAGTTCTCCAACCTCGGGCCGCTGGCCTTCGTGGTGCGCGAGCAGCCCACGCTGCGCCGGGCGCTGGAGTCCATGGTGCTTTACATGGGCCTGCAGAATGAGGCGCTCGCGATGCGCCTGGAAGAGGCCGAAGGCCTGGTGATGATCCGGCTGCAGATCCTGAGCGAGCAGCCCGGCACGCTGCGCCAGGCCACTGACCTGGCCGTCGGGGTGATGTACCGCATGCTCAGCCTGTTTCTCGGGCCGAGCTGGCGGCCGCGCAGCATCTGCTTCACGCATGCCGCGCCCGCCAGCCTGGCTACCTTGGCGCGCGTGTTCGGCATGCCGGCGTTGTTCAACCAGGACTTTGACGGCATCGTCTGCGTGGCATCGGACCTGGACGCGCCGCTGCCTTCCTATGACCCGGTGATGGCGGGGCAGGTGCAGCGTTATCTCGGCACCTTGCTCGCGCAGGCAAACAGCACCATGGCGGACAAGGTGCGCAAGCTGGTCTACGTGCTGCTGCCGGGCGGCATGTGCTCGGTTGATCGCGTGGCGCAGCATCTTGGCGTGGACCGCCGCACGGTACACCGGCGCCTGTTGCAGGAGGGCACCACGTATTCGCAGATCCTCAATGAGGCGCGCGCGGGGCTGGTGATCGGCTATATCGAAAACCCGGAGCGGCCGCTTTCGGAAGTGGCCACGCTGCTGGGATTTTCCTCGCTGAGTGCGTTTTCGCGCTGGTTCAGCGGGCAGTTCGGCTGCAGCGTGTCGAAGTGGCGCACGCAGCAGCAGGCGCAGGAGCGTGTGACGGACATCGCGGAGCCGGCGCAAGGACTGCTCTAGGCATCGATCCGCATTTCCATCGCGCACACGCTGTGACAGAATGCGCCGTCACCTTCTCTCCGGCATGCACTGCCTGCGCCCCGCGTGAACGGCCTGTCCGCTACCGTCCCAATCTCTGT harbors:
- a CDS encoding BKACE family enzyme, giving the protein MQFLDDSLHPENQDKVVITVAPYGPEWMPADFPEDIPVTMEDQIQKAVDCYNAGATVLHLHVRELDGKGSKRLSKFNELIAGVRAAVPDMIIQVGGSISFAPEDDGQAAKWLSDDTRHMLAELDPKPDQVTVAINTTQMNIMELLYPEYLKGTSLEHPAYQAAYREMTVPAGPGWVEEHLRRLSNAGIQPHFQLTGIHAMETLERMVRAGHYKGPLNLTWIGIGGGFDGPNPFNFFNFVHRAPDGCTLTAESLLKNVLPFNMMAMSMGLHPRCGIEDTIIDQHGNRMTSVQQIEQCVRVAKELGREIASGKEAREIYRIGTWYDSADETLAAHGMAPNRKAGQKNLPLRAA
- a CDS encoding AraC family transcriptional regulator; this encodes MSYYLRSASLTNYVEVARAVGLDPHQQLRAASIGRDVLLDPDIRIPAGLVGRLLDASARASQADDFGLRMAELRQFSNLGPLAFVVREQPTLRRALESMVLYMGLQNEALAMRLEEAEGLVMIRLQILSEQPGTLRQATDLAVGVMYRMLSLFLGPSWRPRSICFTHAAPASLATLARVFGMPALFNQDFDGIVCVASDLDAPLPSYDPVMAGQVQRYLGTLLAQANSTMADKVRKLVYVLLPGGMCSVDRVAQHLGVDRRTVHRRLLQEGTTYSQILNEARAGLVIGYIENPERPLSEVATLLGFSSLSAFSRWFSGQFGCSVSKWRTQQQAQERVTDIAEPAQGLL